Proteins from a single region of Haemorhous mexicanus isolate bHaeMex1 chromosome 4, bHaeMex1.pri, whole genome shotgun sequence:
- the GUCY1A1 gene encoding guanylate cyclase soluble subunit alpha-1: MFCTKLKDLKITGECPFSLLTQGHITEEHDKDCTENSSRAALPICKEVHEKDGQGNLPQRKTSRSRVYLHTLTESICKLIFPEFERLNLALQRTLAKHRIKETRKTGDREDFEKIISDHANAAGVPVESLRESLGEELFKICYEEDEHILGVIGGTLKDFLNSFTTLLKQSSHSQEAGKKDKLEDASILCLEKDQDFLNVYYFFPKKITSLILPGIIKAAAHILYEAEVEVMLMPPCFHNDCTEFANQPYLLYSIQVKSAKPSLSPCKPQSSLVIPASVFCKTFPFHFMFDKDMSVLQIGNGIRRLLTRREFQAKPNFEEYFEILTPKVSCTFSAIMTMLNMQFTVRVRRWDNTDMKPSMVMDLKGQMIYILESSAILFLGSPCVDRLEDFTGRGLYLSDIPIHNALRDVVLIGEQARAQDGLKKRLGKLKATLEQAHQALEEEKKKTVDLLFSIFPGEVAQQLWQGQVVQAKKFNNVTMLFSDIVGFTAICSQCSPMQVITMLNELYTRFDYQCGELDVYKVETIGDAYCVAGGLHKESETHAVQIALMALKMMELSDEVVSPHGEPIKMRIGLHSGSVFAGVVGVKMPRYCLFGNNVTLANKFESCSIPRKINVSPTTYRLLKEYPGFVFTPRSREELPPNFPSDIPGICYFLDAYIQGTNSQTWFQKRELGDGNANFFGEETGID; encoded by the exons ATGTTCTGTACAAAACTGAAAGACTTGAAGATCACAGGAGAATGTCCTTTCTCCTTACTGACTCAAGGTCACATTACTGAGGAACATGACAAGGACTGCACAGAAAACAGCTCTAGAGCAGCTTTGCCCATCTGCAAAGAAGTCCATGAAAAAGATGGTCAAGGAAACCTTCCACAAAGGAAAACGAGCAGAAGTAGAGTGTACCTGCACACACTAACTGAAAGCATCTGCAAACTAATCTTTCCTGAG tttgaAAGGCTAAATCTTGCACTGCAGAGAACACTTGCAAAACACAGAATTAAAGAAACCAG GAAAACTGGTGATAgagaagattttgaaaaaataatcagtGATCATGCTAATGCAGCAG GTGTTCCCGTGGAGTCTCTACGGGAATCTCTTGGCGAAGAGCTATTCAAAATATGCTATGAAGAGGATGAACACATATTAGGGGTTATTGGAGGCACCCTTAAGGACTTCTTGAATAGTTTCACTACTCTGCTGAAGCAGAGTAGCCACAGccaagaagcaggaaaaaaggacaaaCTTGAAGATGCCTCCATATTATGCCTGGAGAAAGATCAGGACTTCTTaaatgtttattatttctttcctaaGAAAATCACAAGTCTTATTCTACCTGGTATCATTAAAGCAGCAGCTCATATTTTGTATGAAGCTGAGGTGGAAGTGATGCTCATGCCTCCTTGTTTCCATAATGACTGCACTGAGTTTGCTAATCAGCCTTATTTGCTGTATTCTATACAAGTCAAAAGTGCAAAACCTTCCTTATCTCCATGTAAACCACAGTCTTCGCTTGTTATTCCTGCCTCTGTGTTCTGTAAGACTTTCccatttcattttatgtttGACAAGGATATGTCAGTTCTTCAAATTGGAAATGGGATACGAAGACTTTTGACCAGGAGAGAATTTCAAGCTAAGCCCAATTTTGAAGAGTATTTTGAAATTCTTACCCCCAAAGTAAGCTGCACTTTTAGTGCAATAATGACCATGCTAAATATGCAGTTTACTGTACGAGTTAGAAGATGGGATAATACTGATATGAAACCATCCATG GTAATGGATCTTAAAGGCCAAATGATTTATATTCTTGAATCCAGTGCCATTCTATTCTTGGGATCTCCCTGTGTGGACAGACTAGAAGATTTTACAGGACGTGGATTGTACCTCTCTGATATTCCCATTCACAATGCTTTGAGAGATGTTGTTCTGATAGGAGAGCAGGCCAGAGCCCAGGATGGACTGAAGAAGAGGTTAGGAAAGCTAAAAGCAACCCTTGAGCAGGCCCATCAAGCACttgaagaagagaagaagaagactGTAGATCTTCTGTTTTCAATTTTTCCTGGAGAGGTTgctcagcagctgtggcagggacaaGTTGTACAAGCCAAGAAATTTAATAATGTCACAATGCTTTTTTCTGACATTGTTGGATTCACTGCCATCTGTTCCCAGTGCTCACCTATGCAGGTTATCACCATGCTTAATGAGCTTTATACTCGCTTTGATTACCAATGTGGAGAGCTAGATGTCTACAAG GTTGAGACTATTGGAGATGCCTACTGTGTTGCTGGAGGCTTACACAAAGAAAGTGAAACTCATGCTGTTCAAATAGCACTGATGGCCCTGAAGATGATGGAACTGTCGGACGAGGTGGTGTCTCCCCATGGAGAGCCTATCAAG ATGCGTATTGGCCTTCATTCTGGATCCGTCTTTGCTGGAGTTGTTGGGGTTAAAATGCCTCGTTATTGCCTTTTTGGAAATAATGTGACCCTTGCCAATAAGTTTGAATCTTGCAGTATACctagaaaaataaatgtcagcCCAACAACTTACAG gttGTTAAAGGAATACCCAGGTTTTGTGTTCACACCGCGCTCAAGAGAGGAACTTCCACCAAATTTTCCAAGTGATATCCCTGGAATTTGCTATTTTCTGGATGCTTATATTCAAGGAACAAACTCACAGACTTGGTTTCAAAAGAGAGAGTTGGGAGATGGCAATGCCAATTTTTTCGGTGAGGAAACAGGAATAGACTAA